The Sphingobium sp. BYY-5 genome contains a region encoding:
- a CDS encoding glycosyltransferase family 1 protein, with translation MDVTGLRVALFSGNYNYVRDGANQALNRFVGYLLKQGAVVRVYSPTTDTPAFEPAGDLVSAPSFAVPGRKEYRVPYRLSAALRRDLNNFRPNLVHLSSPDPLGHRALSWARSHGLPTVASVHTRFETYPRYYGLAFLEPLIESLLRRFYRRCDAIVAPSESMAQLLREQRMSYDVGIWTRGIDRDIFNPERRDLGWRRSLGIADGVPAIGFIGRLVMEKGLDVFSDTIDKLTERRVQHKVLVVGEGPAREWLQNRLPDAVFTGFQMGADLGRAVAGMDMLFNPSITETFGNVTLEAMACGLPTVAARATGSESLVTEGITGRLIRPGAIGDFADALQHYCQDAAAREAAGRAAQARAERNGWDQVNQALVDTYLRVIRQRAQGLAPYSSPVP, from the coding sequence ATGGATGTTACCGGCCTTCGCGTCGCCCTGTTCAGTGGCAACTACAACTATGTTCGGGATGGGGCGAATCAGGCGCTCAACCGTTTCGTCGGCTATCTGCTGAAGCAGGGCGCCGTCGTCCGCGTCTATTCCCCGACCACCGACACCCCCGCCTTCGAACCCGCCGGCGATCTGGTCAGCGCACCATCTTTCGCCGTGCCGGGACGTAAGGAATATCGGGTGCCCTACCGGCTGTCGGCGGCATTGCGCCGTGATCTCAATAATTTCCGTCCCAACCTGGTCCATCTGTCCAGCCCCGATCCGCTCGGCCATCGCGCCCTGAGCTGGGCGCGCAGCCATGGCCTGCCCACGGTCGCATCGGTCCATACCCGGTTCGAAACCTATCCGCGCTATTATGGTCTCGCCTTTCTGGAGCCGCTGATCGAATCGCTGCTCCGCCGTTTCTACCGCCGCTGCGACGCGATCGTCGCGCCGTCCGAATCGATGGCGCAACTGCTGCGCGAACAGCGGATGAGCTATGATGTCGGCATCTGGACCCGTGGCATCGACCGGGACATCTTCAATCCGGAGCGCCGGGATCTTGGCTGGCGGCGCTCTCTGGGCATTGCCGACGGCGTGCCCGCCATCGGCTTCATCGGTCGGCTGGTGATGGAAAAGGGGCTGGATGTCTTTTCCGATACGATCGACAAGCTCACCGAACGCCGGGTACAGCATAAGGTGCTGGTGGTGGGCGAAGGCCCGGCCCGCGAATGGCTCCAGAACCGGCTGCCCGATGCGGTCTTCACCGGGTTTCAGATGGGAGCCGATCTTGGCCGCGCGGTTGCTGGCATGGACATGCTGTTCAATCCGTCGATCACGGAAACCTTCGGCAATGTGACGCTGGAGGCGATGGCTTGCGGCCTGCCGACCGTCGCTGCGCGCGCCACCGGCAGCGAAAGCCTTGTTACCGAAGGCATCACCGGCCGGCTGATCCGCCCCGGCGCGATCGGTGACTTTGCCGACGCTCTGCAACATTATTGCCAGGATGCCGCCGCGCGTGAAGCCGCCGGACGGGCGGCGCAGGCGCGCGCCGAGCGTAACGGCTGGGACCAGGTCAACCAGGCATTGGTCGACACCTATCTGCGCGTCATCCGCCAGCGCGCCCAGGGCCTGGCTCCCTATTCCAGCCCTGTTCCCTGA
- a CDS encoding replication-associated recombination protein A, with protein MTDLFDPDDLPAANGAADTAPLADQLRPRTLTDVVGQEHLTGPEGAIGRMVAAGRLSSIIFWGPPGTGKTTISRLLADAVGMRFEPISAVFSGVADLKKVFAAAKEHGRRGEKTLLFVDEIHRFNRAQQDSFLPFVENGTVTLVGATTENPSFELNAALLSRAQVLILRRLDATALEQLLDRAEALTARPLPLDAAAREALLASADGDGRFLLNQVETLYSIDITEPLDPAGLSALLHRRVAVYDKDREGHYNLISALHKSLRGSDPQAALYYMARMLTAGEEPLYVLRRLVRFATEDIGLADPQAVVQCLAAKDAYDFLGSPEGELAIVQACLYCATAPKSNAAYMAMKASFRSARDTGSLMPPMNIVNAPTKLMKQVGYGKGYQYDHDADQGFSGANYWPEEMEPQTFYNPSDRGFEARIAERIAYWNKLRTERGPA; from the coding sequence ATGACCGACCTTTTCGATCCCGATGATCTTCCCGCCGCGAATGGCGCAGCGGACACCGCTCCCCTTGCGGACCAGTTACGCCCGCGCACCCTGACCGACGTGGTGGGTCAGGAACATCTGACCGGCCCGGAAGGGGCGATTGGGCGGATGGTGGCGGCGGGACGCCTTTCCTCCATCATCTTCTGGGGGCCGCCCGGCACCGGCAAGACGACGATTTCGCGCCTGCTGGCCGATGCCGTCGGGATGCGGTTCGAGCCGATCTCCGCCGTCTTTTCCGGCGTCGCCGACCTCAAGAAAGTCTTCGCTGCGGCAAAGGAGCATGGCCGACGCGGCGAGAAGACTTTGCTCTTCGTGGATGAAATCCACCGCTTCAACCGCGCGCAGCAGGACAGTTTCCTGCCCTTCGTTGAGAACGGCACCGTCACCCTGGTCGGCGCAACTACGGAGAATCCGAGCTTCGAACTGAACGCCGCGCTCCTTTCCCGCGCGCAGGTGCTGATCCTTCGCCGCCTGGACGCCACTGCCCTGGAACAATTGCTGGACCGCGCCGAAGCCCTGACCGCGCGTCCGCTGCCGCTCGACGCCGCTGCGCGCGAGGCGCTGCTGGCGAGCGCCGACGGCGATGGCCGCTTCCTGCTCAACCAGGTCGAAACCCTCTACTCCATCGACATCACCGAGCCGCTCGATCCGGCGGGCCTTTCCGCCCTGCTTCACCGCCGCGTCGCGGTTTACGACAAGGATCGGGAGGGGCATTACAACCTGATCTCCGCCCTGCATAAGTCGCTGCGCGGGTCCGATCCGCAAGCGGCGCTTTATTATATGGCGCGGATGCTGACCGCGGGCGAAGAGCCACTCTATGTGCTGCGCCGCCTTGTCCGGTTCGCGACCGAGGATATCGGCCTGGCCGACCCGCAGGCCGTGGTCCAGTGCCTCGCCGCCAAGGATGCCTATGACTTTCTTGGTTCGCCGGAGGGCGAGCTGGCGATCGTGCAGGCCTGCCTCTATTGCGCCACCGCGCCCAAATCCAACGCCGCCTATATGGCGATGAAAGCGTCCTTCAGGTCGGCCCGCGACACCGGATCGCTGATGCCGCCCATGAACATCGTCAACGCCCCCACCAAGCTGATGAAGCAAGTCGGCTACGGCAAGGGCTATCAATATGACCATGACGCGGACCAGGGTTTTTCCGGCGCCAATTACTGGCCGGAGGAGATGGAGCCGCAGACCTTCTACAACCCCAGCGATCGCGGCTTCGAAGCGCGAATCGCCGAGCGTATCGCCTATTGGAACAAGCTACGGACTGAGCGCGGACCGGCATGA
- a CDS encoding cupin domain-containing protein has product MRADDGRDGRALIETLGLAPHPEGGWYRETWRAASASGERAAGTAILFLLEAHERSHWHRVDADEHWFWHMGAPLVLSIAAEGEAAGDLLLGPDILTGQRPQGWVPAHHWQAAAPQGGWALVSCTVTPGFDFAGFTLAPPGWSPPG; this is encoded by the coding sequence ATGCGCGCGGACGATGGGCGGGACGGGCGGGCGTTGATTGAGACGCTGGGACTCGCTCCCCATCCCGAAGGCGGATGGTATCGGGAGACATGGCGCGCTGCCTCCGCATCGGGCGAACGGGCTGCGGGCACGGCGATTCTTTTCCTGTTGGAGGCGCATGAGCGATCGCACTGGCACCGGGTCGATGCCGACGAGCATTGGTTCTGGCATATGGGCGCACCGCTGGTCCTGTCGATCGCCGCGGAAGGGGAAGCGGCGGGCGACCTGCTACTGGGGCCGGACATATTGACGGGGCAGAGGCCGCAGGGCTGGGTGCCTGCGCATCACTGGCAGGCCGCCGCGCCACAGGGCGGATGGGCGCTGGTCAGTTGCACGGTGACGCCGGGCTTTGATTTTGCGGGCTTTACCCTGGCGCCGCCGGGCTGGTCGCCGCCCGGCTGA
- a CDS encoding glycine zipper 2TM domain-containing protein, translating to MRKALLALAAVSLAVPVSMAVPTDGAQARKNYRYKEWRGRDGRTYCRKSNGTTGLIVGGVGGALAGRAIDTHGDRATGTILGAAGGALLGKAIDSKRTCR from the coding sequence ATGCGTAAAGCCCTGTTGGCCCTGGCCGCCGTTTCGCTGGCCGTTCCCGTGTCGATGGCAGTGCCGACCGACGGCGCCCAGGCCCGCAAAAATTATCGCTACAAGGAATGGCGCGGTCGCGATGGCCGCACCTATTGCCGCAAGTCCAACGGGACCACCGGCCTGATCGTCGGCGGTGTCGGCGGCGCACTGGCTGGCCGTGCGATCGATACGCATGGAGACCGTGCGACCGGCACCATCCTGGGCGCAGCCGGCGGTGCGCTGCTCGGCAAGGCGATCGACAGCAAGCGCACCTGCCGCTGA